One Mugil cephalus isolate CIBA_MC_2020 chromosome 12, CIBA_Mcephalus_1.1, whole genome shotgun sequence DNA segment encodes these proteins:
- the chaf1b gene encoding chromatin assembly factor 1 subunit B: MKVVTCEIAWHNKEPVYSLDFQHSCDGRIHRLATAGVDTTVRLWRVDTGPDGKAVVDFLSNLARHTKAVNVVRFSPNGELLASGGDDAAILLWKLNDSKEPEQAPVFQEDEDAQLNKESWSVVKTLRGHIEDVYDICWTREGNFMVSGSVDNTAIMWDVNKGQKLCILNDHKSYVQGVTWDPLGQYVATLSCDRVMRVYSTHTKKKAFCISKMSSGPLAEGEVKQYRMFHDDSMRSFFRRLSFTPDGSFLLAPAGCVEIGENIMNTTYIFSRKGLKRPIAHLPCPTKATLAVRCCPVYFELRTKKGEDGSVQDLPNVFQLPYRMVFAVASEDSIFLYDTQQTLPFGLVSNIHYHTLSDLTWSGDGSFLAVSSTDGYCSFLSFSPGELGTPLKEPPTLEVFVPSSGAEKKGKKAKNSSPPVSQPPAPAAQTNPGKDAPSPTAPEEKKSTPNVKSKPQPRRITLNTLEGWGKPATPKASAASAPLTPASGSTSAPSTPQPRIAPLTPTTMKGHNGANSPGLTTPKGVTTPKGPTPRRVSLTPIASRSPALFSTPSSTEKAKHERPSPPTDPVCQPPESKRPKTSNLTGKTSIAQD, encoded by the exons atgaaggTAGTAACTTGTGAGATCGCATGGCACAACAAGGagccagtctacagtctggactttCAGCACAGCTGTGATGGACGCATTCATCGGCTGGCCACAGCTGGAGTGGACACCACAGTCAGA CTGTGGCGAGTGGACACGGGTCCAGACGGGAAGGCCGTGGTGGACTTTCTGTCCAATCTAGCGAGACACACTAAGGCCGTTAACGTGGTTCGCTTCAGCCCCAACGGAGAGCTGCTGGCTTCAGGAGGAGATG aTGCAGCAATTCTCCTGTGGAAGCTCAATGACTCTAAGGAGCCTGAACAAGCTCCGGTTTTCCAGGAGGACGAAGATGCTCAGCTCAACAAGGAGAGCTGGTCTGTGGTCAAAACACTAAG GGGCCACATAGAGGATGTGTATGACATCTGCTGGACGCGGGAAGGAAATTTCATGGTGTCTGGATCTGTTGACAACACCGCCATTATGTGGGACGTCAACAAAG GACAGAAACTGTGCATCTTAAATGACCACAAGAGCTACGTGCAGGGTGTCACCTGGGATCCTCTGGGGCAATATGTTGCCACCCTCAGCTGTGacag GGTGATGCGTGTTTACAGCACTCACACCAAGAAAAAGGCCTTTTGTATCAGTAAAATGAGCTCTGGGCCGCTCGCAGAAGGAGAG GTCAAGCAGTACAGAATGTTCCACGATGACAGTATGAGGTCGTTCTTTCGCCGCCTTTCATTTACTCCAGATGGGTCGTTCCTGCTCGCTCCAG CTGGATGTGTGGAGATTGGTGAAAACATCATGAATACTACCTACATATTTTCCAGGAAGGGCCTGAAAAG GCCCATCGCCCACTTGCCATGCCCAACTAAAGCAACGCTGGCCGTGCGCTGCTGCCCCGTCTACTTTGAACTGAGGACCAAAAAGGGAGAAG ATGGTTCTGTCCAGGATCtaccaaatgttttccagttgCCGTACCGTATGGTGTTTGCAGTAGCCTCTGAGGACTCCATCTTCCTGTATGACACGCAGCAGACTCTTCCGTTCGGCCTGGTGTCCAACATCCACTACCACACGCTCAGTGATCTCACATG GTCCGGTGACGGCTCCTTCCTGGCGGTGTCCTCCACGGACGGCTACTGCTCCTTCCTGTCCTTCTCCCCCGGGGAGCTGGGCACCCCTCTGAAGGAGCCTCCCACCTTGGAGGTCTTCGTCCCGAGCAGCGGCGCCGAGAAAAAGGGCAAGAAAGCCAAGAACAGCTCCCCACCTGTGTCCCAGCCGCCAGCCCCCGCGGCCCAAACCAATCCGGGCAAAGACGCCCCCTCTCCCACCGCgccggaggagaagaagagcacGCCCAACGTCAAATCCAAGCCTCAGCCCCGTAGGATCACCCTCAACACGCTGGAGGGCTGGGGGAAGCCCGCCACCCCTAAAGCCTCCGCcgcctctgctcctctcacccCAGCGTCTGGGAGCACGAGCGCACCGTCCACTCCACAGCCACGGATCGCCCCACTCACCCCCACCACAATGAAGGGCCACAATGGCGCTAATAGTCCTGGACTCACTACCCCCAAGGGTGTGACGACACCAAAGGGACCTACACCAAG GAGAGTGTCTTTAACTCCCATCGCGTCCCGGTCGCCAGCACTTTTCAGCACTCCCTCCTCCACAGAGAAGGCCAAACATG AGCGCCCGTCTCCTCCCACTGACCCGGTTTGCCAGCCTCCGGAGTCCAAAAGACCCAAGACCAGCAACCTCACGGGAAAGACCAGCATCGCCCAGGATTAG